The Capillibacterium thermochitinicola genomic sequence TCTTTGATACGATGAAAGTTAAAGAACAACTGGAAGATGTTCCGATCTGGAACCCGACGGTTTTGGCTTATTTAGAAGAGGACATCAGAAAAGGCTTATCCGAAATTGTTCGAATTTGATATTTTTTAAAATTAACAAGCTACATTAAGGAAGAAGGGAAGGAATAATGAAGCTGTATCGTGCTCATGTTTTAGTCTGCGGCGGAGCCGGTTGTATTTCATCGGGCTGTAAAGCAGTTCTGGACAGGTTTACTGAGGAAATAAAGGCCCATAACCTGGAAGATGAAGTGCATGTTGTGGAAACCGGGTGTATCGGAACCTGCGATTTGGGACCGGTAATTGTCGTCTATCCAGAAGGGGTTTTTTATAAGGAAGTAACCCCGGATGATGTTAAGGAAATCGTGGAAGAACACCTGATCAAAGGGAGATTTGTTACCCGTCTCCTCTATGAACGGCCGGTCAGTGGCGGACAGATCCCATATTACGACGAGATTGATTTCTTCCGGAAGCAGAAACGGATCGCTTTGCGTAACGTGGGGATGATTAATCCGGAAGCGATTGAAGAATATATTGCCCGGGACGGTTATTTTGCCCTGGGTAAGGTCCTGACCAAGTATACTCCCGAACAGGTTATTCAAGAGATTAAAGACTCCGGTTTGCGGGGGAGGGGAGGAGCTGGTTTCCCCACCGGATTGAAATGGGAGTTTACCAAAAATGCTCCCGGTGAGGTAAAATACGTGGTCTGTAACGCGGACGAAGGCGACCCCGGTGCGTTTATGGACCGCAGTGTTTTGGAGGGCGATCCCCATTCGGTGATTGAGGCGATGGCGATTGCCGGCTATGCCATTGGCGCCAACCAGGGTTATGTTTATGTCCGGGCGGAGTACCCCTTGGCCGTCCAAAGGCTCGCCAACGCAATTGAAAAAGCACGGGCCTTTGGGATGCTGGGGAAGAATATTCTCGGTACCGACTTCAGTTTTGACTTGGAGATTCGCGTCGGGGCGGGTGCTTTTGTCTGTGGTGAAGAAACGGCCCTTTTGGCTTCGATTGAGGGTAAACGGGGCGAACCCCGTCCGAAACCTCCCTTCCCGGCTTCAGAGGGCTTATGGGGCAAACCCACTTTAATCAACAATGTTGAAACCTTCGCCAATATCCCCGCGATCATTAACTATGGAGCCGAATGGTTCCGGCAAATCGGGACCAAAAACAGCCCGGGAACGAAGGTTTTTGCCTTAGCCGGAAAGGTCAACAATACGGGTCTGGTTGAAGTACCGATGGGTGTTACGCTGCGGGAGATCATTTTCGAACTGGGTGGCGGAATTCCCAACAACAAGCGGTTCAAAGCCGCACAAACCGGTGGACCATCCGGCGGTTGTCTCACCGAAAAGCATCTGGATCAACCAATCGACTATGAATCCCTGGTAGCGGCGGGTTCAATGATGGGTTCCGGCGGTTTAATCGTTATGGATGAAGACAACTGCATGGTTGATGTGGCCCGCTTCTTCCTGGAATTTACCCAAGATGAATCTTGTGGCAAATGTACGCCTTGCCGCATTGGGACGAAAAGGATGTTGGAGATTTTAACCCGGATCACCCAGGGTAAAGGGGAAGAGAAGGATCTGGAGCTTCTTGAGGAATTGGCCAAGACAATTAAGATTACCGCCCTGTGCGGATTAGGCCAATCGGCTCCCAATCCGGTCCTCAGTACGATTCAGAATTTCCGCGACGAGTATTTGGCTCATATCCGTGACAAAAAATGTCCGGCCAAAGTGTGCCGCGCCTTGTTACATTATTCGGTCAATAGTGAAGTTTGCCGCGGTTGTGGTATCTGCGCCCGGGAATGTCCAGAGAAGGCCATCAGTGGCGAGCGGAAGAAGCCATATTTCATCAACCAGGACGTTTGTATCAAATGCGGGGTCTGTGCGGAGAAGTGTCCCTTTGATGCCATCAGCCTGTCGTAATCTACGGGCCGGTTAAAGGTTTTTCACCTCCTTGCCTCTTCATTCATATCATGTACCAGAAGAAAATCGTCCTTAGTAAGCATTTTCTATGGT encodes the following:
- the nuoF gene encoding NADH-quinone oxidoreductase subunit NuoF; protein product: MKLYRAHVLVCGGAGCISSGCKAVLDRFTEEIKAHNLEDEVHVVETGCIGTCDLGPVIVVYPEGVFYKEVTPDDVKEIVEEHLIKGRFVTRLLYERPVSGGQIPYYDEIDFFRKQKRIALRNVGMINPEAIEEYIARDGYFALGKVLTKYTPEQVIQEIKDSGLRGRGGAGFPTGLKWEFTKNAPGEVKYVVCNADEGDPGAFMDRSVLEGDPHSVIEAMAIAGYAIGANQGYVYVRAEYPLAVQRLANAIEKARAFGMLGKNILGTDFSFDLEIRVGAGAFVCGEETALLASIEGKRGEPRPKPPFPASEGLWGKPTLINNVETFANIPAIINYGAEWFRQIGTKNSPGTKVFALAGKVNNTGLVEVPMGVTLREIIFELGGGIPNNKRFKAAQTGGPSGGCLTEKHLDQPIDYESLVAAGSMMGSGGLIVMDEDNCMVDVARFFLEFTQDESCGKCTPCRIGTKRMLEILTRITQGKGEEKDLELLEELAKTIKITALCGLGQSAPNPVLSTIQNFRDEYLAHIRDKKCPAKVCRALLHYSVNSEVCRGCGICARECPEKAISGERKKPYFINQDVCIKCGVCAEKCPFDAISLS